A stretch of the Oxyura jamaicensis isolate SHBP4307 breed ruddy duck chromosome 4, BPBGC_Ojam_1.0, whole genome shotgun sequence genome encodes the following:
- the CDKL2 gene encoding cyclin-dependent kinase-like 2 has product MEKYQVLGFLGKGSYGVVTRCRNKESGQVVAIKKFLESEDDTMVRKIAVREIKLLKQLRHENLVNLLEVCKKKKRWYLVFEFVDHTVLDDLKAFPNGLDYSRVRKYLFQILRGVAFCHSHNIIHRDIKPENILVSQSGVVKLCDFGFARALAASGEAYTDYVASRWYRAPELLVGDTKYGRAVDVWAIGCLVTEMLTGEPLFPGDSDIDQLYRITKCLGNLIPRHQELFYKNPHLAGMRLPEVKEAESLDRQYPKLSSAVLNLAKRCLQIDPDKRPSCAELLQCDFFNKDGFAERFAQKLKLKIQKDARDHQVQKKSKFSRKDKDDALEERKMLGVQDFNIDPKSRDAKLFKVKRSKADGEKAERSSIHSSLYDSAINPFKIGPQTSLKDSSSSLDYAKNAGIVIPPINQNISPTVAGMGPVPGNHNYRVDEKSKKYLKPFLKQRKHSPAGHYSVSLTSFSNDKNILQANTKKWEFSKADVRLPELNHLPELRGVEAWHPRYPKKENKIVSESRVPSLAAIDLHNPSLASQQISGNLMPDTSEVGFPRVEH; this is encoded by the exons atgGAGAAGTACCAGGTCCTCGGCTTCCTCGGGAAAGGCAGCTACGGGGTGGTGACCAGGTGCCGGAACAAAGAGAGCGGGCAGGTGGTCGCCATCAAGAAGTTCCTGGAAAGCGAGGATGACACGATGGTGAGGAAGATCGCCGTGAGGGAAATCAAGCTGCTGAAG CAACTCAGGCACGAGAATCTCGTGAACCTGCTGGAAGTGTGTAAAAAGAAGAAACGGTGGTATCTGGTATTTGAGTTCGTGGATCACACAGTGCTTGATGATCTTAAGGCATTTCCAAACGGACTAGACTACAGCAGGGTTCGGAAATacttatttcagattttaagagGAGTAGCATTTTGTCACAGCCATAAT aTAATACATCGGGATATTAAGCCAGAGAACATACTAGTCTCCCAGTCAGGAGTTGTAAAACTGTGTGACTTCGGTTTTGCTCGCGCGTTGGCAGCTTCTGGGGAAGCTTACACGGACTATGTGGCAAGCCGATGGTACcgagccccagagctgctggtgggagaTACCAAGTACGGCAG ggCTGTGGATGTGTGGGCTATTGGCTGTCTGGTAACAGAAATGCTCACAGGAGAGCCCCTGTTCCCCGGAGACTCAGACATTGACCAGCTCTACCGTATCACCAAGTGCCTGG GTAATTTAATTCCAAGACACCAAGAGTTATTCTATAAAAACCCCCACTTGGCTGGCATGAGGTTGCCTGAAGTGAAGGAGGCTGAATCTCTGGACAGACAATACCCCAAGCTCTCCTCTGCAGTGCTGAATTTAGCCAAG AGGTGTTTGCAGATTGACCCAGACAAAAGACCGTCTTGTGCTGAACTCTTGCAGTGCGATTTCTTTAACAAGGATGGATTTGCTGAAAG ATTTGCTCAGAAGCTTAAATTAAAGATTCAGAAGGATGCCAGAGACCatcaagtacaaaaaaaatcaaaattcagcAGAAAGGATAAAGATGATGctttagaagaaagaaagatgctTGGTGTCCAG GATTTCAACATTGACCCAAAGAGCAGAGATGCAAAGCTGTTCAAAGTGAAGCGCTCTAAAGCTGATGGAGAGAAAGCAGAGCGATCTTCCATCCACAGCTCCCTGTATGACAGTGCAATCAACCCATTTAAAATAGGCCCTCAAACCAGCCTAAAAgattccagcagcagcttggaCTATGCCAAGAATGCAGGCATAGTTATTCCTCCCATCAACCAGAACATTTCTCCCACTGTGGCTGGGATGGGGCCTGTGCCTGGAAACCATAACTATAG AGTTGatgaaaagagtaaaaaatactTGAAGCCATTTCTAAAGCAAAGGAAGCATTCTCCAGCAGGCCATTATAGTGTAAGCTTGACATCG ttttctaatGACAAGAACATCCTTCaggcaaatacaaaaaaatggGAATTCTCCAAGGCAGATGTGCGTTTGCCAGAACTAAATCATCTCCCTGAACTGAGAGGAGTAGAAG CATGGCATCCCAGATAtcccaaaaaggaaaataaaatagtttcagaGTCACGGGTCCCCTCCCTTGCTGCTATTGATCTCCATAACCCAAGTCTGGCCTCACAGcag
- the CSGALNACT1 gene encoding chondroitin sulfate N-acetylgalactosaminyltransferase 1: MMLRRGFIIFLPRLVGLLVVACCSVSIVYMLACTPRGDNEQLALPRVHSPTAKEGYEAILQEREEQHRNYITSLKKQIAQLKAELQGRSEQLKNVQDQFPDPLDVRLDPGNPEKAQANLLAFLRSQIDRAEVHSGVKLSTEYAAVPFESFTLQKVYQLETGLTRHPEEKPVRKDKRDELVEVIELAVGSLNNPEGDSNAKRRVYTASDFIEGIYRTEKDKGTLYELTFKGDMKHQFKKIVLFRPFGPVMKVKNENLNMADTLINVIVPLAKRASKFRQFMQNFREMGIQQDGRIHLTVVYFGKEQMNEVKSILENTSRSANFKNFTFIQLNEEFSRGKGLDIGARVWKGSNVVLFFCDVDIYFTADFLNSCRLNTQPGKKVFYPVLFSQYNPSIIYGHQDSIPSLEQQLIIKKETGFWRDFGFGMTCQYRSDFINIGGFDLDIKGWGGEDVHLYRKYLHSNLIVIRTPVRGLFHLWHEKRCVDELTPEQYKMCMQSKAMNEASHGQLGMLVFRQEIEAHLHRQKLSSKKT, encoded by the exons ATGATGCTCCGACGAGGGTTTATTATATTTCTCCCCCGACTCGTAGGCCTGCTGGTGGTGGCCTGTTGCTCCGTGTCTATCGTTTACATGTTGGCTTGCACGCCCAGGGGTGACAACGAGCAGCTTGCCTTGCCCAGGGTGCACAGTCCGACTGCGAAGGAGGGGTACGAAGCTATTCTGCAGGAGCGAGAAGAGCAGCACCGCAACTACATCACCAGCTTGAAGAAACAAATTGCCCAGCTGAAGGCTGAGCTCCAGGGCAGGAGCGAGCAGCTTAAGAACGTGCAGGACCAGTTCCCAGACCCCTTGGACGTTCGGCTTGACCCCGGTAACCCAGAGAAGGCCCAGGCTAACCTGCTGGCTTTCCTCCGTTCCCAAATAGACAGAGCAGAGGTGCACAGCGGCGTTAAGCTGTCCACGGAGTACGCGGCCGTGCCCTTTGAGAGCTTTACCCTGCAGAAGGTGTACCAGCTGGAGACGGGGCTGACGCGCCACCCAGAAGAGAAGCCCGTGAGGAAGGATAAGCGAGATGAGCTGGTGGAGGTGATTGAGTTAGCTGTTGGGAGTCTGAACAATCCGGAGGGAGACAGCAACGCAAAGCGCCGTGTGTACACAGCCTCGGACTTCATCGAAG GGATCTACCgcacagaaaaagacaaaggcaCGTTGTATGAGCTGACTTTCAAAGGAGACATGAAACATCAGTTCAAGAAGATCGTTTTATTTCGGCCATTCGGTCCTGTAATGAAAGTCAAAAACGAAAATCTCAATATGGCTGACACACTTATTAATGTCATTGTGCCCTTGGCCAAGAGAGCCAGCAAGTTTCGGCAATTCATGCAGAATTTCAG gGAAATGGGCATTCAGCAGGATGGGAGAATTCACCTCACTGTAGTTTACtttggaaaagaacagatgaaTGAAGTCAAATCTATACTTGAAAATACCTCCAG aTCAGCAAACTTCAAGAACTTCACCTTCATCCAGTTGAATGAAGAATTTTCCAGAGGCAAAGGATTAGACATCGGAGCTCGAGTTTGGAAAGGAAGTAACgttgttctctttttttgcGACGTGGACATATACTTCACAGCTGACTTCCTGAACTCTTGTAGATTGAACACACAGCCAG gaaagaaagTGTTTTATCCTGTTCTCTTCAGCCAGTATAACCCCAGTATAATTTATGGCCACCAGGATTCCATCCCATCTTTAGAACAGCAGCTA attattaaaaaagaaactggGTTTTGGAGAGACTTCGGTTTTGGGATGACTTGCCAGTACCGATCTGATTTTATCAACATAG GTGGCTTTGACCTGGACATTAAAGGCTGGGGTGGTGAAGATGTGCATCTGTACCGCAAATACCTTCACAGCAACCTCATTGTGATCAGAACTCCCGTCAGGGGGCTCTTCCATCTCTGGCACGAAAAGCGATGTGTGGACGAGCTGACCCCAGAGCAGTACAAAATGTGCATGCAGTCCAAGGCCATGAACGAGGCTTCTCACGGCCAGCTGGGGATGCTTGTTTTCAGGCAAGAGATTGAAGCTCACCTGCACAGACAGAAACTGAGCAGTAAGAAGACATGA
- the SH2D4A gene encoding SH2 domain-containing protein 4A, with protein sequence MLKQILSDMYIDPDLLAELSEEQKQILFFKMRQEQIRRWKEREAAAEKEEKKQQKKPPPRKASEKSVKWKLGADNDVWVWVMGEHPSDKSYAAICEEIQAQRAKQLASEQGKEARETSCSVTPSLHPQPGVLGGTDVQGNNKGTVEEQKEDGRKTAAATMGKSQELKKREARDVHQMLADCHVRKGGFPQTKEAQKRNSEETTVPLKAIPQSHTSSESQSTLQKSDENEPEWQESLRKAKAADEKRRSLARQARDDYRRLSLQGVHRGKQADISKNATAGDRRPLQYPPLPPKPKLLPSVTANGKAVRKEGIQRTISSSTEESIIKWFKEEQFPLRAGYQKTTDMIAPWFHGILTSQKAEELLSKMVPGSFLVRVSEKIKGYVLSYRSVEGCKHFLIDASSDSYSFLGVDQLQHSTLADLVEYHKEEAITSMGKELLLYPCGQEDHEPDYISLFK encoded by the exons ATGCTGAAACAGATATTATCAGACATGTACATCGATCCTGACCTGCTGGCAGAACTCAGCGAGGAGCAGAAACAGATCCTCTTTTTCAAGATGAGGCAGGAGCAGATCAGACggtggaaagaaagagaagctgccgcagaaaaggaagaaaagaagcagcaaaagaagCCACCTCCGAGAAAAG CCAGCGAGAAGTCAGTGAAATGGAAGCTGGGTGCCGACAACGATGTTTGGGTCTGGGTGATGGGCGAGCATCCTTCAGATAAATCGTATGCAGCCATCTGTGAAGAGATCCAGGCACAAAGGGCAAAGCAGTTAGCAAGCGAGCAAGGCAAGGAAGCGAG AGAGACCAGCTGTTCTGTAACGCCGTCTCTGCATCCCCAGCCGGGAGTCCTGGGTGGGACAGATGTTCAGGGGAACAATAAAGGCACTGtggaggaacagaaagaagatggtagaaaaactgctgctgctacaATGGGGAAAAGCCAGGAGCTCAAAAAG AGGGAAGCCAGGGATGTTCACCAGATGCTGGCAGACTGCCACGTGAGGAAGGGTGGCTTCCCGCAG ACGAaggaagcacagaagagaaattcagaagaaaCCACAGTCCCACTGAAGGCAATACCGCAAAGCCACACAAGCTCAGAGAGCCAGAGTACGCTGCAGAAATCTGATGAGAATGAGCCTGAATGGCAGGAATCCT TGCGGAAAGCCAAGGCAGCAGACGAGAAGAGACGCTCCCTTGCGCGGCAGGCCAGGGATGACTACAGGAGGCTTTCACTGCAGGGTGTCCACAGAGGGAAGCAGGCAGATATATCCAAGAACGCCACAGCAGGAGATCGGCGACCGCTCCAGTACCCGCCTCTCCCACCCAAGCCTAAACTTCTACCTTCTGTGACAGCAAACGGGAAAGCAGTTAG GAAAGAGGGAATCCAGAGGACAATCTCCAGCTCCACTGAAGAAAGCATCATCAAATGGTTCAAAGAGGAGCAATTCCCGCTCCGAGCTGGCTATCAGAAGACCACAGACATGATAGCACCATGGTTCCATG GTATCCTGActtctcagaaagcagaggagcTTCTGAGCAAAATGGTGCCGGGGAGTTTTCTGGTCCGGGTCAGCGAGAAAATCAAAGGCTATGTGCTTTCCTATCGGTCTGTGGAGGGATGTAAACATTTCCTTATTGACGCCTCTAGTGATTCCTACAGCTTCCTCGGAGTGGACCAGCTACAACATTCAACGCTGGCTGACCTTGTCGAGTACCACAAG GAAGAAGCCATCACTTCCATGGGGAAGGAGCTGTTGCTTTACCCGTGTGGCCAAGAGGACCACGAACCAGATTACATCTCTCTCTTTAAGTGA